In the Alkaliphilus oremlandii OhILAs genome, one interval contains:
- the pyrE gene encoding orotate phosphoribosyltransferase has product MLNEKRVIEILEESKVLLKGHFLLTSGRHSNEYMQCAQILQYPEFTEELAKGLAEEFKEDKIDMVIGPAMGGVIIAYEMARQLKVKNLFAERENGKMVLRRGFTIPEGTRVLIAEDVITTGGSVVEVAEVVREQGGEVVGVAVLVDRSNGAINFGTKLRAALTTEVKSYEAQECPLCKEGKIDLVKPGSRKIK; this is encoded by the coding sequence ATGTTGAATGAAAAAAGAGTGATTGAAATATTGGAGGAATCCAAGGTTTTATTAAAGGGACATTTCTTATTAACCTCTGGAAGACACAGCAACGAGTATATGCAATGTGCGCAGATTCTCCAATATCCAGAATTCACAGAAGAGCTTGCAAAGGGATTGGCTGAGGAATTTAAGGAGGACAAGATCGATATGGTCATCGGACCTGCCATGGGCGGCGTGATCATCGCCTATGAAATGGCAAGACAGCTGAAGGTAAAGAATCTGTTTGCAGAGAGAGAGAATGGAAAAATGGTTTTAAGAAGAGGCTTCACTATTCCGGAGGGCACTAGGGTGTTAATTGCGGAGGATGTGATCACCACGGGAGGCTCCGTAGTTGAGGTTGCAGAGGTTGTAAGGGAGCAGGGTGGAGAAGTGGTAGGTGTTGCTGTATTAGTAGATAGAAGCAATGGTGCCATCAATTTCGGCACAAAATTAAGAGCTGCCTTAACGACGGAGGTAAAATCCTATGAGGCTCAGGAATGCCCGCTTTGTAAAGAGGGAAAGATCGACCTTGTAAAGCCTGGAAGCAGAAAAATAAAATAA
- a CDS encoding dihydroorotate dehydrogenase has product MTRRNMGVHIAGIQLKNPVMTASGTFGSGREYSEFVDLNQLGAVVVKGVANEPWSGNPTPRIAETYGGMLNSVGLQNPGVEAFIKDDIQFLRQYDTKIIVNIAGRTVADYCKVTEKLGDADIDLIELNISCPNVKAGGVNFGTNPAMVEEVTKAVKKVARQPLIVKLTPNVTDIVEIAKAAVAGGADAISLINTLLGMAIDIHGRKPILANVVGGLSGPAIKPVALRMVYQVANAVQVPIIGMGGIATGEDAIAFMLAGATGVAVGTANFMNPRATMEVLEGIEDYMDQYNIEDIHEIIGKL; this is encoded by the coding sequence ATGACTAGAAGGAACATGGGGGTCCATATTGCAGGGATACAACTTAAAAACCCTGTCATGACGGCCTCTGGAACCTTTGGATCTGGAAGAGAGTATTCGGAGTTTGTGGATTTAAATCAATTGGGAGCCGTTGTGGTGAAAGGCGTGGCCAATGAGCCTTGGAGCGGTAATCCTACCCCACGAATTGCAGAAACCTACGGTGGTATGCTGAACAGCGTGGGACTTCAAAACCCAGGGGTAGAAGCGTTTATTAAAGACGATATCCAGTTTTTAAGACAGTACGATACGAAAATCATCGTAAACATTGCAGGCAGAACTGTGGCGGATTATTGTAAGGTAACGGAAAAACTGGGGGATGCAGACATTGATTTAATAGAGCTGAATATCTCTTGCCCCAATGTAAAGGCAGGCGGTGTAAACTTTGGAACGAACCCTGCCATGGTGGAAGAAGTTACAAAAGCAGTAAAGAAGGTAGCAAGGCAGCCTTTAATCGTAAAGCTGACGCCCAATGTTACGGATATCGTAGAAATTGCAAAGGCAGCTGTAGCTGGTGGGGCAGATGCAATTTCTTTAATCAATACATTACTGGGTATGGCCATCGATATCCATGGAAGAAAGCCAATTTTGGCCAATGTGGTGGGTGGTCTTTCTGGGCCAGCCATAAAGCCGGTGGCTCTTCGGATGGTTTACCAAGTAGCCAATGCAGTTCAGGTACCCATCATCGGTATGGGTGGCATTGCAACGGGAGAGGATGCCATCGCGTTCATGCTGGCAGGTGCTACAGGTGTGGCGGTAGGTACGGCAAATTTTATGAACCCAAGAGCAACCATGGAGGTATTAGAGGGCATCGAAGATTATATGGATCAATATAATATTGAGGATATCCATGAAATAATCGGGAAATTATAG